One part of the Marinobacter sp. M3C genome encodes these proteins:
- a CDS encoding LacI family DNA-binding transcriptional regulator, producing MNSELKNALLADVAREARVSTASVSRVLNRAPHVSKQLRARVEAAIDKLGYVPHGTARALASRHIGAIGVLVPTLDNAIFSTGINSLEQRLKHHDCRLLIATYRYDLNDELEALQTLIQHGVDGLVLIGHDHRPLMLSTLKRRKLPFLTCWHGIDDVEWPCIGFDNTAPALALAEHLLQLGHRRLAVVSAPVESNDRARARMQGFLQAAAQADCLIPPEQIVTVDYGIAEGFQAFETLMRLQRPPTAILCGNDTLAFGVMLAAQRAGVSIPHELSVTGFDDLPQARFMTPALTTVAVPAAEIGHRVADALIARIDGNTSPHQLLLDAPLVIRESTGPLKTNHRYSACRSMSLKSD from the coding sequence AGTGAATTAAAAAACGCTCTATTGGCAGATGTGGCTCGAGAGGCCCGCGTTTCGACGGCCTCAGTATCAAGGGTCCTAAATCGAGCCCCGCATGTTAGCAAGCAACTACGAGCGCGTGTAGAGGCCGCCATAGATAAGCTTGGCTACGTGCCGCATGGCACCGCCCGCGCCCTTGCCTCGCGGCATATTGGTGCGATTGGAGTACTTGTCCCTACCCTAGATAACGCTATCTTCAGCACTGGTATCAACAGCTTGGAGCAGCGTCTCAAACATCACGACTGCCGCCTGCTTATTGCCACCTACCGCTACGACCTAAATGATGAACTCGAAGCTTTGCAGACCCTGATCCAGCACGGTGTTGATGGTCTGGTACTGATCGGTCATGATCACCGACCTCTCATGCTGTCGACCCTGAAGCGGCGTAAGCTTCCCTTCTTGACCTGTTGGCATGGAATAGACGACGTCGAATGGCCATGTATCGGGTTTGACAATACCGCCCCAGCACTCGCGCTGGCCGAACACCTGCTGCAACTTGGGCATCGTCGGCTAGCAGTGGTAAGTGCACCGGTAGAGAGCAACGATCGTGCCCGTGCCCGGATGCAAGGTTTTCTTCAGGCAGCTGCGCAGGCCGACTGTTTGATACCACCAGAGCAAATCGTCACCGTGGATTACGGTATTGCCGAGGGTTTTCAGGCGTTCGAGACACTAATGCGACTCCAGCGCCCACCAACTGCAATACTTTGTGGCAACGACACCCTGGCTTTCGGCGTAATGTTGGCCGCCCAGCGTGCCGGTGTTAGCATACCCCATGAACTCTCAGTCACCGGCTTCGACGACCTCCCCCAAGCACGCTTCATGACTCCAGCGCTAACTACCGTTGCGGTTCCCGCCGCCGAGATCGGGCATAGAGTAGCCGACGCATTAATCGCGCGAATTGATGGCAATACGTCTCCTCATCAGCTGCTGCTCGATGCGCCCTTAGTAATCCGAGAATCTACTGGTCCATTGAAAACAAATCACAGATATTCAGCCTGCCGCAGTATGAGTCTCAAGAGCGATTAA
- a CDS encoding GntR family transcriptional regulator, which produces MNRPVTLTFSPLYQQIQAVLLARVVSGEWAPGTFIPSESALAKEYAVSVGTLRKSLDALASDQVVIRHHGKGTVVATHDTDRSLFQFFHLVRLDGKRSLPSSRVLLRKQRAPTPEEVKILALEIGEKVIHIKRVRDLDGSPTLLEDVVVSARFFSGLEIAPLPLPNTLYQLYEKQFGCSVANAEERLSAVAANEADEIHLEVKKGTPLLEIRRIAKDLQGRPVEWRVSRCETSQYCYFNEL; this is translated from the coding sequence ATGAATAGGCCAGTCACATTAACATTTAGCCCATTGTATCAGCAAATTCAAGCGGTGTTGTTAGCGCGGGTAGTGTCTGGGGAGTGGGCCCCAGGAACTTTCATACCGAGTGAGTCTGCTCTTGCAAAGGAGTATGCAGTGAGCGTAGGCACCTTGAGAAAATCTTTGGATGCGCTCGCCAGCGACCAAGTCGTAATTCGCCATCACGGTAAGGGTACGGTAGTAGCGACTCACGACACTGATCGATCGTTGTTTCAGTTCTTTCATTTGGTGCGTCTGGATGGAAAGCGTAGTCTTCCATCATCACGGGTGCTTCTCAGAAAGCAACGCGCACCAACACCGGAGGAGGTTAAGATTTTAGCGTTGGAAATTGGAGAGAAAGTCATTCATATAAAACGGGTGCGTGATTTAGACGGTTCTCCTACGCTACTTGAAGACGTAGTTGTCTCTGCACGTTTTTTTTCTGGACTCGAAATAGCGCCCTTGCCATTACCAAACACGCTTTATCAACTCTATGAAAAGCAGTTTGGCTGTAGCGTGGCTAACGCCGAAGAGCGGTTATCCGCTGTCGCAGCCAACGAAGCGGACGAGATTCACCTAGAAGTTAAGAAAGGGACGCCATTATTGGAGATTCGACGTATTGCTAAGGATCTTCAAGGAAGACCTGTGGAGTGGCGCGTTTCGCGTTGTGAAACGAGCCAGTATTGTTACTTTAATGAGCTTTAG
- a CDS encoding Ldh family oxidoreductase, protein MNKQVTITLEAARKLAMKAMRAHNFGNFEAIATTEALLNAERDGLPSHGLSRLPFYLEQAATGKVDATAIPKVEIDGAVVRVDAGHGLAFSAVTVGVKAGIESARKYGLSAVSIARSHHFGVAGAPVEVAANQGLMAMGFSNAPSAMAPWGGSRPLYGTNPIAFACPRQNAEPLLIDLSLSKVARGKVMLAKKAGKLIPDGWALDVDGRPTTDPDAAIAGSMVPAGDAKGATLALMVELLTAGLAGGHFGFQASSFFEAEGDAPNTAHLILLFDPERFSSSFSVHIETLFEAMLDQPGVRLPGDRRYQLRREFDGLLLLPSELVANLERHADVVQ, encoded by the coding sequence ATGAACAAACAAGTTACTATAACTCTAGAGGCTGCGAGAAAGCTTGCGATGAAGGCGATGCGTGCTCATAATTTTGGCAACTTTGAGGCTATCGCCACTACAGAAGCGCTGTTAAACGCAGAGCGTGATGGCTTGCCTTCTCATGGTCTGTCGCGGTTGCCATTTTATTTGGAGCAGGCAGCAACAGGCAAAGTTGATGCTACTGCAATACCGAAGGTAGAGATTGATGGTGCCGTTGTTCGAGTCGATGCTGGTCACGGATTGGCTTTTTCTGCAGTGACGGTAGGGGTTAAAGCTGGGATCGAGTCAGCCCGAAAGTATGGGCTGTCGGCGGTCTCTATTGCTCGTTCTCACCACTTCGGTGTTGCCGGTGCGCCGGTAGAGGTAGCAGCAAATCAAGGGCTGATGGCAATGGGTTTCAGCAATGCGCCTTCAGCTATGGCACCTTGGGGTGGAAGTCGACCGCTTTACGGCACGAATCCTATCGCTTTTGCTTGTCCGCGTCAGAACGCTGAACCTTTGTTGATCGACTTATCTTTGTCTAAAGTGGCGCGAGGAAAAGTGATGCTGGCCAAGAAAGCTGGAAAACTGATTCCTGATGGCTGGGCACTAGATGTTGATGGGCGTCCCACCACCGACCCAGATGCAGCCATTGCCGGCAGCATGGTGCCGGCTGGGGATGCCAAGGGCGCTACACTGGCATTGATGGTCGAACTACTGACAGCAGGGTTAGCTGGTGGCCATTTTGGCTTTCAAGCTAGTTCCTTTTTCGAAGCTGAAGGAGACGCGCCGAACACTGCCCACTTGATTTTGTTATTTGATCCAGAACGCTTTTCCTCTAGCTTCTCAGTACATATTGAAACTTTATTCGAGGCGATGCTCGATCAGCCAGGCGTGCGCCTGCCAGGCGATCGCCGCTATCAACTAAGGCGTGAATTTGATGGCCTCCTGCTGCTGCCTTCAGAGTTAGTGGCTAACTTGGAGCGGCATGCGGATGTTGTTCAATGA
- a CDS encoding hydroxyacid dehydrogenase has protein sequence MEKTMSDIIISEFMDEAAVETLKLEFSVIFDPTFVEDPERLLALGQGVRGLIVRNRTQVNDALLANFPDLQVVGRLGVGLDNIDLNACAARGVEVKPAMGGNGSSVAEYVIGGALMLRRGAYFSSATMLTGKWPRQALIGNEVCGSVLGLVGFGVIAQETAHRALALGMEVIAFDPHLAVEHHAWKNIRRCDSLDSLLDEADVISLHVPLTEETFHLIDAARLKRFKTTAVLINAARGGIVDEVALANVLREGGLAGAMLDVFEQEPLPAKSVFEGIPNVILTPHIAGVTKESNARISQMTADNVCAVLASRSGGAGK, from the coding sequence ATGGAAAAAACGATGAGTGATATTATAATTAGTGAGTTCATGGACGAGGCGGCTGTCGAGACTCTTAAGCTGGAATTTTCAGTAATTTTCGACCCGACATTTGTGGAAGATCCCGAACGACTGCTGGCTCTGGGCCAGGGAGTCCGAGGCCTGATCGTGCGGAATCGCACTCAAGTCAACGACGCATTGTTGGCCAACTTTCCTGATTTACAAGTTGTGGGCCGGCTTGGCGTTGGCCTCGATAATATTGATCTCAATGCTTGTGCGGCACGCGGAGTCGAGGTTAAACCGGCAATGGGGGGCAATGGCAGTTCGGTTGCCGAGTATGTCATCGGGGGTGCCCTGATGCTTCGCCGTGGTGCCTACTTTTCTAGCGCAACGATGTTGACTGGCAAGTGGCCACGGCAAGCGCTGATCGGCAACGAAGTTTGCGGTAGCGTGCTTGGGCTAGTAGGTTTTGGTGTTATTGCACAAGAAACAGCGCACCGAGCGCTGGCTTTGGGCATGGAAGTGATTGCCTTCGACCCACACTTGGCTGTCGAGCATCATGCATGGAAAAATATAAGGCGCTGTGACAGCCTCGACTCATTGCTCGATGAAGCCGATGTAATTAGCCTGCATGTACCACTGACCGAAGAGACTTTTCATCTGATTGATGCCGCACGCCTTAAGCGATTCAAGACCACTGCGGTTCTAATCAATGCCGCGCGAGGGGGAATCGTTGATGAAGTAGCGCTCGCAAATGTCCTTCGCGAAGGGGGGTTAGCCGGAGCTATGCTGGACGTCTTCGAACAGGAACCACTGCCAGCAAAATCGGTTTTTGAAGGTATTCCTAACGTAATACTAACACCACATATTGCTGGAGTGACAAAGGAATCTAACGCTCGTATTAGCCAAATGACTGCTGATAATGTGTGTGCTGTGCTTGCTAGTCGATCGGGGGGTGCAGGAAAATGA
- a CDS encoding tripartite tricarboxylate transporter TctB family protein gives MSTEISPLQVNAERTDRILASIMVVIALGALWFSRDMSIMASVFPRTIAILLLIFSIVLLIRAFLSQPKMSKPESGSVVRRLGLICVLVLWSFSLKWFGFIFASVLATVLLALLAHYHGWTSKRAIFYGLVLTGIITFFYTLFAILLNVPLPVGLLWQGL, from the coding sequence ATGAGCACTGAGATAAGTCCTCTCCAAGTCAATGCGGAACGTACAGATCGTATCCTCGCATCAATCATGGTTGTTATCGCCCTTGGCGCGTTGTGGTTTAGTCGCGACATGTCGATTATGGCTAGCGTCTTTCCTCGTACCATAGCCATCCTATTGCTGATATTCAGTATTGTACTTTTAATACGCGCATTTTTATCTCAACCAAAAATGTCGAAACCGGAGTCTGGTAGCGTTGTACGTAGATTAGGGCTCATCTGCGTGTTAGTTCTATGGAGTTTTTCTCTCAAGTGGTTCGGGTTCATATTTGCCAGTGTACTCGCTACAGTGTTACTGGCATTGCTGGCTCATTATCATGGTTGGACGAGCAAACGTGCGATTTTTTATGGCCTGGTATTAACTGGAATCATTACATTTTTTTATACTTTGTTTGCCATTCTTCTCAACGTACCACTACCGGTAGGCCTGTTGTGGCAGGGGCTTTAA
- a CDS encoding tripartite tricarboxylate transporter permease has protein sequence MEIFYFMLAALSPFNLFLAVLGVAAGIFIGALPGLSATMAVAVLVPVTFGMPTEAALIMLGAIYTGAIYGGSYAAILVNTPGTPSAIATTFDGYPMARRGDGDLAITLSTLSSVVGGLVGVLALVTLAPLLAQIALKFGPVEYFWLAIFGLTLISALSAGSTLKGFIGAGIGLLLSTVGVAVIGADIRYTFGSQFLLGGVEIISALIGLYCIPVLIDLVATPSAHLQPPNEGRGIRFRESLGLMWRSKFNSLRSAVIGTIIAILPGAGGSIASLVSYSEARRTSSRKEYFGQGEPDGVIATESANNATVGGGFIPTFVLGIPGTPPDAVILGALLVQGFRTGPEMFTTHANVTYTFIGGLFIATLVMLPIGLLIGRYAFKSIVAIPKALLVPSIAFMTVIGTYAIRNNSFDVVVMVVLGVIGWVLARYDIKPSPIVLGLILGPIAEQGFVQGYLMGNASGSVLMVFFGRPISLAIIILVVISALYPLWRMRSSRIAKPLKKREVQHEH, from the coding sequence ATGGAAATCTTTTATTTCATGCTGGCCGCTCTTTCTCCTTTTAATCTGTTTCTCGCGGTACTAGGTGTGGCAGCAGGGATTTTCATCGGCGCTTTGCCGGGACTGTCCGCCACCATGGCGGTAGCGGTTCTTGTGCCGGTTACCTTTGGAATGCCAACGGAAGCAGCATTGATTATGCTTGGTGCCATTTACACCGGTGCCATTTATGGCGGCTCCTATGCCGCCATCTTGGTTAACACACCGGGTACTCCTTCAGCAATCGCTACTACATTCGACGGGTACCCGATGGCGCGTCGTGGTGACGGTGATCTCGCGATCACTCTCTCCACGCTGTCCTCAGTGGTGGGCGGACTAGTGGGTGTGTTGGCGCTTGTGACGCTAGCGCCTTTGTTAGCTCAAATTGCCTTGAAGTTTGGACCAGTAGAGTATTTCTGGTTGGCAATTTTCGGCTTAACACTAATATCTGCACTCTCAGCAGGTTCTACGCTTAAAGGTTTCATTGGTGCTGGCATCGGTTTGCTACTTTCTACGGTGGGTGTGGCAGTAATCGGAGCGGATATCCGCTATACGTTCGGGTCACAGTTCTTGCTTGGAGGCGTAGAGATCATTTCGGCCTTAATAGGCTTGTACTGCATACCGGTATTGATTGATTTGGTCGCCACTCCAAGTGCCCATTTGCAGCCACCAAATGAAGGGCGTGGCATCCGCTTTCGTGAGAGTCTAGGTCTTATGTGGCGTAGCAAATTTAACTCGCTACGAAGCGCTGTGATCGGCACCATCATTGCGATATTGCCCGGTGCTGGTGGTTCGATTGCCAGCTTAGTGTCCTACTCCGAGGCGCGGCGTACATCATCACGTAAAGAGTATTTCGGTCAAGGTGAGCCAGATGGGGTGATCGCCACCGAGTCAGCAAACAACGCCACTGTCGGCGGCGGATTTATTCCAACTTTTGTGTTGGGCATTCCTGGTACACCGCCGGATGCGGTGATTCTTGGTGCTTTATTGGTGCAGGGTTTCCGAACTGGGCCTGAAATGTTCACCACCCATGCTAATGTTACTTATACCTTCATCGGTGGCTTGTTTATCGCTACTTTAGTTATGCTTCCCATAGGATTGCTGATCGGGCGTTATGCTTTTAAATCGATTGTGGCAATTCCTAAGGCTCTACTAGTCCCGAGTATTGCCTTTATGACTGTGATAGGCACTTACGCTATCCGTAACAATTCCTTTGATGTTGTTGTTATGGTAGTGCTCGGGGTTATAGGTTGGGTGCTTGCACGTTATGACATCAAGCCTTCGCCCATCGTGCTTGGTTTGATTCTGGGGCCCATTGCCGAACAAGGTTTTGTGCAGGGATATTTGATGGGCAATGCCTCAGGCTCCGTATTAATGGTTTTCTTTGGCCGTCCAATTTCATTAGCAATCATTATACTAGTGGTGATATCTGCCCTTTATCCGCTTTGGCGTATGCGATCCAGTCGAATAGCTAAACCATTAAAAAAAAGGGAGGTTCAGCATGAGCACTGA
- a CDS encoding tripartite tricarboxylate transporter substrate binding protein — protein sequence MFSSRIYKAPFLATLLSISLSITAFSGQVSAQDVDDFPTSNVQYIIPFGPGGESDISARLQQQYFEEITDQQLIVQYMAGGGGAVGWSQLNEMKADGYTIMGTNLPHIILKPMGKDPGFKTKDLKNFYYFHYSPDALIVTNDSPYETLEDFVAAAKKSPGAITLSGSGTQSANDIANRKLEMLADIKTTYIPFKGTGAAVAALLGNQVQAEWGYTTVASNHRDKARMLAVASKERHPQFPDVPTFKELGYEMFGGAYRGMAVPKGTPENIVKKLSNIFGQINQNAEFREKMLELGFVLIDVPYEEMGEFMAERQKEYEKIADKMNINK from the coding sequence AGATGATTTCCCCACCAGTAACGTGCAATACATTATTCCCTTTGGGCCCGGCGGTGAATCTGACATTAGTGCTCGGCTTCAACAACAGTACTTTGAAGAGATTACCGATCAGCAATTAATCGTTCAATACATGGCAGGCGGCGGTGGAGCCGTCGGCTGGTCGCAGCTTAACGAAATGAAGGCCGATGGTTATACCATTATGGGCACTAACCTGCCTCATATCATTCTCAAGCCTATGGGCAAGGATCCGGGCTTTAAGACCAAGGATCTTAAGAACTTCTATTATTTTCACTATTCACCGGACGCTTTAATCGTTACCAACGATAGTCCTTATGAGACGTTAGAGGATTTCGTTGCCGCTGCGAAGAAATCACCTGGAGCAATTACATTGTCTGGCAGTGGCACCCAGTCGGCCAACGACATCGCTAATCGTAAACTCGAAATGCTAGCCGATATTAAGACTACTTATATTCCTTTTAAAGGCACCGGGGCGGCGGTAGCGGCATTACTGGGTAACCAAGTTCAAGCTGAATGGGGCTACACCACGGTGGCGTCTAATCATAGAGACAAAGCACGGATGTTGGCCGTCGCTTCAAAAGAGCGCCACCCGCAGTTCCCTGATGTCCCGACTTTTAAAGAGTTAGGTTATGAAATGTTTGGGGGCGCGTATCGTGGAATGGCGGTTCCAAAAGGTACTCCCGAAAATATAGTCAAAAAACTCTCCAATATTTTTGGACAGATTAATCAAAATGCCGAGTTCCGAGAGAAGATGCTGGAGTTAGGCTTCGTGCTGATTGACGTGCCCTATGAAGAAATGGGGGAGTTCATGGCTGAGCGACAAAAGGAATATGAAAAGATCGCGGATAAAATGAACATCAATAAATGA